GCAAAGAGCAGTCCCACCGTCACCAGAAAATACCACGGCCACCAGGTGAGGGCCTCTCCAAAAACCGCCGTCTCCTGATCCCCGTCCTCTGGCACCGGGACCCGCCCACTCAGGTAGGCCGTTTGCCAGCCGAAAAGAAGCGTGGCCCCACCATAGGCTAAATTCATGGAAAGTCCCTTGATGCTGAGCGTGGTGGCTCGCCGATCCGAAGGCGTCGCTTCATTCAAATACACGGTCTGAAAATACATGGCAAAGCGCATGGCAAAAGCCACCGGAATCACCATCAAGACACCCCAATAGGGAATGGCCAGAGACAGGCCCACCAAGCCCAGGAAGGTCAGGAGCGCCGTGATTCCTAAATTGGTTTCCGGTCGGAGGCGCGCGTGCATCTTCTCGGAAAGCCCCGCGATGAACAAGCCAATCAAGGAAGCGGCTGCCCCCAGAAAGCCATAAAAGGCCTCAGGAATCTCCACCAAACGATAGTAGGAACTCACCAAGGTCAGGTGGGTTCGGATGATGCTGTCGAAGGTCAGACCGACCGCGATCAAGATCAGCACCAGGGGTGTTCTCAAAACCCATTTGGTGGTCCGAAAGGTCTGCCCAAACGCTTCCTGGACCGGACTGGCCGAACCTTTTTGAATCGGCAGTGGGTCTCGCATCCGAAGAGCCACCACCAGGGCGGCCACTCCCGTAAAACAGTTCAACAGGGCCGGCCAGCGCACCGTGTCGCTCTGCTCCAGTTCCCACCCGAGGCCCAACCAACCAGCCAGCTTCGTCATCCAGCCGGGATCGTAGGAAACCGCGCCCAAGACCGAAGTCACGAAAAAGACCACGCTCGACCAACGCATCAGCCCGGCATTCACCTTGGCCCAGCGCCTCTCTCTGCCCTCCTCGGGAAGAGAATCGTAGGCCAGCGCCTCATCCGCCCCGCTGGCGGCCGCCTCCGCCGCCCCACTCAAGACCCGGTTGAAAGCAAAAACCGCAAAGAGCCAAGGACTCCCCACTGGCATGGAGGCTAAAATCACCATTTCGACGACCATCAGGACAGCCGCAAAAACGAT
The DNA window shown above is from Verrucomicrobiota bacterium and carries:
- a CDS encoding MFS transporter, translating into MSAANEELAQRNTRLFVLWRLFFNCRFYYPVYAIMFLDYGLSMAEFAWLNAIWAGAIVLLEVPSGALADIVGRKALIVFAAVLMVVEMVILASMPVGSPWLFAVFAFNRVLSGAAEAAASGADEALAYDSLPEEGRERRWAKVNAGLMRWSSVVFFVTSVLGAVSYDPGWMTKLAGWLGLGWELEQSDTVRWPALLNCFTGVAALVVALRMRDPLPIQKGSASPVQEAFGQTFRTTKWVLRTPLVLILIAVGLTFDSIIRTHLTLVSSYYRLVEIPEAFYGFLGAAASLIGLFIAGLSEKMHARLRPETNLGITALLTFLGLVGLSLAIPYWGVLMVIPVAFAMRFAMYFQTVYLNEATPSDRRATTLSIKGLSMNLAYGGATLLFGWQTAYLSGRVPVPEDGDQETAVFGEALTWWPWYFLVTVGLLFAFVRWQTKGEKIGELLKQKANE